A section of the Campylobacter lanienae NCTC 13004 genome encodes:
- a CDS encoding complex I 24 kDa subunit family protein, whose amino-acid sequence MSFEFTKDELEGLNNLRTKVDDDRALVLPALWILQRRQGFISSEDILYLEKTLGIKAIFFAEVMGFYSMFNESKKGKYELKFCKTITCKLRGSDEVIKAASDLLGIKMGETTSDGLFSLGESECLGYCEKAPCMLSNLEQIGDLTKESITELIERLRRENEGR is encoded by the coding sequence ATGAGTTTTGAATTTACAAAAGATGAGCTAGAAGGCTTAAATAATCTTCGCACCAAAGTAGATGATGATAGGGCGTTAGTATTACCAGCTCTTTGGATTTTACAAAGGAGACAGGGATTTATCAGCTCTGAAGATATATTGTATTTAGAAAAAACTCTTGGGATTAAGGCTATATTCTTTGCTGAAGTTATGGGCTTTTACTCTATGTTTAATGAGAGCAAAAAAGGCAAATATGAGCTTAAATTTTGTAAAACCATAACTTGTAAATTAAGAGGCAGCGATGAAGTGATAAAAGCCGCTAGCGATCTTCTTGGGATCAAGATGGGTGAAACTACTAGCGATGGGCTTTTTAGCCTTGGGGAGAGTGAGTGCTTGGGATATTGTGAGAAGGCGCCATGTATGTTATCAAATTTAGAGCAAATCGGTGATTTGACTAAAGAGAGTATAACGGAGTTAATAGAAAGGCTAAGGAGAGAAAATGAAGGTCGTTAG
- a CDS encoding NADH-quinone oxidoreductase subunit D, whose amino-acid sequence MVNSFISKFNSKISEYNGIITAIIDKERIFEAVKFARDEMKYEILADIACVDNLNLNNPKRFSLYYIFSSLKGSNFIIQVDLDENESIASVSQIYKSANWAERECYDQYGVKFDNHPNLRRILNHKEFIGHPLRKDYPIDKYQILTQSDSLVDEMRDQLLNLGLASEENDEFKIKYTFLNIGPSHPATHGTIRNFMALDGEKIAACVTEIGYLHRGFEKSCETHTYAQIIPYTDRLNYCSAMLNNVGYAKAVEDILGVTLPDRAIFMRVILGELARIIDHEVCLGAMFVDMGALTNYWYLYNPREKIYNFLSRLTGARFTNSFARIGGMAHDFYDGWEDELLSYLKEVEKGLDDTLTLIEKNRIFLDRVQNICKISAQDALSYGFTGPNLRASGVDYDLRKDKPYYYYDSFDFNIPVGSCGDIYDRMFVRFYEMKESVSIIRQAIKRIPNGDICIKDKDIILPPKSEVYGNIEALINHFKIIFDGIKLPVGHFYGATEGGNGELGFFIVSDGGNMPYRLKLRPPCFYALNAFSDMVRGGLIADSILNLGSINIIAGELDR is encoded by the coding sequence ATGGTTAATTCGTTTATATCTAAATTTAATTCTAAAATCTCTGAATATAATGGCATTATCACGGCTATAATCGATAAAGAGCGTATTTTTGAAGCGGTTAAATTCGCTCGTGATGAGATGAAATATGAGATTTTGGCTGATATTGCTTGTGTGGATAATTTGAATTTAAACAATCCAAAAAGATTTAGTTTGTATTATATATTTAGCTCTTTAAAGGGTAGTAATTTTATTATTCAAGTTGATCTTGACGAGAATGAGAGCATAGCAAGCGTTAGTCAAATTTATAAAAGCGCTAATTGGGCTGAAAGAGAGTGCTATGACCAATATGGAGTTAAATTTGATAATCATCCAAACCTTAGACGCATATTAAATCATAAAGAATTTATTGGACATCCATTGAGAAAGGATTATCCTATTGATAAATATCAAATTCTAACTCAAAGTGATAGCTTGGTTGATGAGATGAGAGATCAGCTCTTAAATCTCGGTCTTGCTAGTGAAGAAAATGATGAATTTAAAATCAAATATACATTTTTAAATATCGGCCCATCACATCCTGCTACGCACGGGACGATACGCAATTTTATGGCTTTAGATGGTGAGAAAATAGCTGCTTGTGTAACTGAAATTGGCTATTTACATAGGGGATTTGAGAAGTCTTGTGAGACTCATACCTATGCCCAGATCATACCATATACCGATAGGCTAAACTACTGCTCTGCTATGCTAAATAATGTCGGATATGCTAAGGCGGTAGAGGATATCTTGGGTGTTACCTTGCCTGATAGAGCGATTTTTATGCGTGTGATTTTGGGTGAGTTGGCTCGCATTATAGATCATGAGGTTTGCCTTGGGGCTATGTTTGTGGATATGGGGGCGCTTACAAATTACTGGTATTTATATAATCCTAGAGAGAAAATTTATAACTTCTTATCTAGATTGACTGGCGCTAGATTTACAAATTCATTTGCTAGAATCGGCGGTATGGCGCATGACTTTTATGATGGTTGGGAAGATGAGCTTTTGAGCTATTTAAAAGAGGTTGAAAAGGGTCTTGATGATACTCTAACTCTTATAGAAAAAAATAGAATTTTCTTAGATAGAGTTCAAAATATCTGTAAAATAAGCGCTCAAGACGCTCTAAGCTATGGATTTACTGGACCAAATTTAAGAGCTAGTGGCGTGGATTATGATTTAAGAAAAGATAAGCCATATTACTATTATGATAGCTTTGATTTTAATATCCCTGTTGGTAGCTGTGGCGATATATATGATAGGATGTTTGTGAGATTTTATGAGATGAAAGAGAGTGTCTCTATCATCCGCCAAGCGATCAAGAGAATTCCAAATGGCGATATCTGTATCAAAGACAAAGATATAATTCTCCCGCCAAAAAGCGAAGTATATGGCAATATTGAGGCTTTGATAAATCATTTTAAAATCATTTTTGATGGGATTAAGCTCCCTGTGGGGCATTTTTATGGTGCGACTGAAGGGGGCAATGGTGAGCTAGGATTTTTCATTGTTAGTGATGGTGGTAATATGCCATATCGCTTAAAGCTTAGACCGCCTTGCTTCTATGCTTTAAACGCATTTAGCGATATGGTTAGAGGTGGCTTGATCGCTGATAGTATATTGAATTTAGGTAGTATAAATATAATTGCTGGGGAGCTAGATAGATGA